In Ralstonia pseudosolanacearum, the DNA window CGCGAGCAGGCCCTGTTCTCCGACCTCATGCAGGCAGCCGATCCCGAGCACGCCCCCATGGTGACCCGCGTCCAGGCCATGCCGGCGCTGCAGCTGGCGATCGCCGCGCTGCCCATGCAGGAGCAGCGCGTGCTGACCTTCCCGACACTGCGTCACACCGCGCCGGCCGCCGCGCGCTGCCGCGCCTTGATCGACTTTGCCCAGGCCATCCTGTCGCTGCCCGACGCCGATCGCGTTCTGGCTTTGCGGGGCATCTACGCGCCGACTTCTGCGCCGGATGCGTGAGCCCGCACGTCCGTGGCGAACAGTCCGGCAGTGACTACAGATCGGAATGCACCGGCGCGTCGCTGGCCGAGCCATCGCGCGTGCCGGCCTTGACGAAACACCAGATGCCTTCGCGCCGCGTCAGGCGATCGATAAAGCCGTGCTCCGACTCGTCCAGCTGGAGCGTTTGCGCGCGCTTGGGGTAGCGGCCGAGGTCGAGCAACAGCTCGAAGTCGAACACCCGGCCCATGGTCGCCCTGCGCTGCTGCCACTCGCTCAGCATCGTCTCCAGAATCTCGGGCACGCTCTTACCGGCGAAGAGGCGCATGTTCCGGCGCCCGCGCATCAGGGACATGGCATCGCTGACCGTAAGGCGGTAGCAGGTGAGCGAGCCATCGGACTGGCCAGACTGCACGTCCGTGATGATGCCGTTGACCGGGTACAGCGTGCCCTCGTCCGCCGCCAGTTGGATCGACACGGGCAGGCCGAGCAGATCGTGCTGCGGCAAATCAGGATGCTCCGACAGGCAGATCACCTGGGCCTGAAGGCCGGCGCAAAGGCCTTGGCGGATATCGGCGTACTGCGGCACCAGCGTTTGGGCGGCAGCGTTCGCGGCGTGGCCAACATCCAGGCGCATGGCGCGGCGGTTCTGGGCGAGCACGCCGAAACGCGCGCGCGGTGGTCGAGTCGGATTCATGTCAGCGTTCATCGATGCAAGAAAAAACGGCGTGACAGACAAACCGCTGTCACGCCGCTCGAGAGGCAAAACAGGATCGAATGCGAAAATCGGGGAATGACCGCCAGGAAATATTCAACATATCGGCACCAACGGCACAAAACCTGCATGACACCACGCACGGAAAACGCACCGGCCGCAATATCGCCAAACCGCCCGGGAACGTTTCCGTGATTTCCTCTCCAACCGCTTTTGCAGCCTGACGAACATGCCTCACGACAATGCCTCCCTGCCGCTTGCCGGCATCCGCGTGCTCGAATTCACCCACCTGGTCATGGGGCCGACGTGCGGCATGATCCTGGCCGACCTCGGCGCCGAGGTCATCAAGATCGAGCCGCCCGGCGGCGACAAGACGCGCAGCCTGCCCGGACCGGGCATCGGCCTGTTCCGGGCCTTCAACCGCAACAAGAAAAGCGTGGTGCTCGACATCACCACCGATGCGGGCCGCGCCGCCGCCCGCGAACTGGCCGGCCAGTGCGACGTGGTGCTGGAGAACTTCCGCCCCGGGCTGATGGAGCAGTTCGGGCTGGACTATGCCGCGCTGTCGGCGGACTACCCGCACCTGATCTACGTGTCGCACAAGGGCTTCCTGCCGGGGCCGTACGAGAACCGCCTGGCGCTGGACGAAGTCGTGCAGATGATGGGCGGGCTGTCTTACATGACCGGTCCGGCCGGGCGTCCGCTGCGTGCCGGCACGTCGGTCAACGACATCATGGGCGGCATGTTCGGCGCGATCGGGGTGCTGGCGGCGCTGCGCGAGCGTGACCGTACCGGCCGCGGGCAGGAAATCCAGAGCGCGCTGTTCGAGAACTGCGTGTTCCTGGCCTCGCAGCACATGCAGCAGTACGCCATGACCGGCGAGCCGCCGCCGCCCATGCCCGCGCGCGCCCTGGCCTGGAGCGTGTATGACGTCTTCACGCTGGCCGGCGGCGAGCAGCTGTTCATTGGGGCGGTGAGCGACAAGCAGTTCGCCACGCTGTGCAACGTGCTCGGCCATCCGGCGCTGCTCGACAACCCGCAGTACACCACCAATGCGCTGCGCGTGGCGGCGCGGCCGCAGCTGCTGCAGGCCTTGGGCGACATCCTCGCGCACCACGACGCGACAACGCTGGCCCCCCGGCTGGAAGCCGCCGGCATTCCCTACGCGCCGATCGTGCGCCCGGACCAGTTGCTCGACGACCCACATCTGAAGGCCAGCGGCGGGCTGGCGCCGATGCAGATGGACGATGGCTCCACCGGGCCGGCCGTGCTGCTGCCGCTGTTGATGGGCGGCCGGCGGCCGGGCGTGCGCGGCCCGCTGCCCAAGCCGGGCGAGCATACCGAGGAGGTGCTTGCCGCCCTCCGCGCGCGCACCGCCTGAGGCGGGCACGGCAGCAGAGGTGGAGCGGCCCGGGGCGCCCCGCTCCACATCCAGGCACCGGGCCTTGCCTCACCCCGGCTCGGCCCTTGGCCGCCTGGCCGGCTAAAATGGCAGGCGTCCTACAGCAACCGAAACACATTCCCCATGACCAAGACGTCCCCTCAGTCCGTCAGCATTGCGCCGGCCCACAACAAGGCCAGCCTGACCAAAGGACAGAAGGCATTCAACAACCTGATCAAGCAGATCGACAAGCGGCGTCATCGCCTGCGGGCATGGGAGCGCGTCATGCCCGCCTTCCAGAAGCAATACGTCGACGAGCTCTTGCCGCTTGAACGCGCCTGGAACGCGCTGCAAGCCAAGATGGCGTGTCGGCTCGATGAGGCCTGGGATCAGAAAGGCCTGACCAAGACCGAGCGGCGCATGATCTCCGAGCTGATCATCGACCTGGCCGGTGCTCTGATCGACGGCAACGGCGACGCTCAGTTGAAAACCATTTACAACCGGCACAGCGAATCCGACTATGACAGCGAAGCGGCAACCGAACTCGAAGAGATGAAGTCGGCGCTGGAGACGATGCTCGGCGTTGAACTCGGTGACGACCTCGACATGCGTTCGCCGGATGAAGTTCTGCAGCGAGCGCATGCCAGAATCAAAGAACAACAGGCGCAACAGGCCACTGAAGACCAGGCACGGGA includes these proteins:
- a CDS encoding CaiB/BaiF CoA transferase family protein; protein product: MPHDNASLPLAGIRVLEFTHLVMGPTCGMILADLGAEVIKIEPPGGDKTRSLPGPGIGLFRAFNRNKKSVVLDITTDAGRAAARELAGQCDVVLENFRPGLMEQFGLDYAALSADYPHLIYVSHKGFLPGPYENRLALDEVVQMMGGLSYMTGPAGRPLRAGTSVNDIMGGMFGAIGVLAALRERDRTGRGQEIQSALFENCVFLASQHMQQYAMTGEPPPPMPARALAWSVYDVFTLAGGEQLFIGAVSDKQFATLCNVLGHPALLDNPQYTTNALRVAARPQLLQALGDILAHHDATTLAPRLEAAGIPYAPIVRPDQLLDDPHLKASGGLAPMQMDDGSTGPAVLLPLLMGGRRPGVRGPLPKPGEHTEEVLAALRARTA